The Flavobacterium sp. M31R6 nucleotide sequence AGAACTTCTGAATATAAAAGCTTATGAAGACTAAAATTTTTCTATTACTGATTTTTTTGAATATTTCCATTTTTAAATCTTTGGCTCAAGAACAAAAAATGAGCGAAAGTGAAATTGCTGCATTCAAACAATCTGTTGCGGTAGTGTCCACGAAAATCAAGACTTTGAGTACTGATTTTGTGCAATACAAACATCTTGATTTCCTGTCAAAAGATATTGAAACTTCTGGTAAAATGGTTTTCAAAGAACCTAATTCATTGCTCTGGCAGTACAAAAAACCATACAGTTATTCGATTGTTTTTAAAAACGGAAAAATACTGATTAATGATGAAGGAAAGAAAAGTGCTGTAGATATTGGAAACAGCAAATTATTTGGAAAAATCAACAGACTGATTGTGGGAAGCGTGAGTGGCGATTTATTTGATGATAAGGAGTTTTCTATTTCGTATTTTAAAAACAAAGATCAAAATATTACCAAGTTTATTCCAAAAGATGCGACGCTCAAAAAATACATCAAGCAAATTGAATTGACTTTTGACAAAGAAGATGCTACGGTTGTTCAGGTCAAATTATTGGAATCATCTGCAGATTTTACCCGAATTGTATTAAAAAACAAAGTAATCAATGGCAAAGTCGATGAAGCTTCTTTTACGAATTAGCAGTATTCTGGTACTTGTTTTATCATCCTGTTCAGCTAATAAAGTGGTACAAGATTATAAAAGTGCACCTTTAGAAAAAACGTCTTTGGAAGTCCCTTATTTTTCAAATCCCGCAATGGATTATGTTTACAAAGCAAACATTACAGTTTATGGTAATGAGCTAACGGGTATCTTTATTGCCAAGAAAATAAATGATACCACGCATAGAGTGGTGTTTACTACCGAATTTGGAAATAAACTAATGGATTTTGAAATTTCAGAGACTGATTTCAAAGTCAATTTCATTCAGGAAGAACTGGACAGAAAAATAGTGATTAACACTTTGATCAACGATTTTAGATTGCTTTTGCGAAGTCATTACACCATAAGCGAACAGTTTGAGAATAACGAAAATAATGTTTATAAGGCATTAGATAAAGACAAAATGAATTATCTATTCGTTTCAAAAACAACAAATAAAATAAATAGAGTTGTACATGCGTCTAAAAGAAAAGAAATAATAAACCTCATTTATACTTCAGAAAACGATATTTTTGCTGAGAAGATTGTTATTCAGCATCAAAACATAAAATTAAAAATAGAACTGAATTATTTTAACCAACAAGCCAATTAACCATTATGAATAAAAGAACTAAAGGAATACTGATTTTACTTTTTTTGTTTTTTGGAATAGTACAAACACGTGCTCAGGTGAGTTTTAGACCCGGATTTAGAGGAGGAGCCAATTTTAGTCATTTCACGAAAGGAAGTAATTATTATGCAGATCCTTATGCCCCTGCTTATCCAAGCGTTTCAACTGTCGATTATTCAACTAAAACGGACTTTTATATTGGCTTTTATGGCACTTTGAAACTGTCCAAATATTATTCTTTGCAACCGGAAATTGATTATTCATCGCAAGGTTCAAATTATAGATCGGGAACCAACAATGAAATTACTTTGGATGTTGATTATTTATCTTTTGAAGTTCTGAATAAATTTACTTTTAACGATAGATTCAATATGCATTTTGGCCCAACCCTTGATTTTGTAACAAGTACAAACTTCAATACGGATGCGAATGTTGATATGGCTTTTGTTTTGGGAATGGGAATTAATTTAACACGCAATTTTGGAATTGAAGGAAGAGTTAAAAAAGGAATAATTCCTGTTGTTGATTTTAATGATAACCATACTAATGTGGTCTTTTCGATAGGTGGAACTTATACTTTTGATGTAAAATAAAGCTATGTTATTAAAAGATTTTTATAAAATAATTTCATTGGAAAATACTGTCGATTCTAAATATAAGGCAGTGATTTCAATCAATGAGCAGCACGATGTTTTTAAAGGACATTTTCCTGGAAACCCGATAATGCCGGGTGTTTGTATGATGCAAATTATAAAAGAGCTGACGGAGCAAATTACTGGCAGTTCTTTGTTTATGCAATCATTATCCAATGTGAAATTTATGGCATTGATTAATCCGTTTCAAACCCCAGAATTACTTTTGGAATTGGATATTACCACAACAGAGGATAATTTGGTTAAAGTTAAAAATGTGAGCTATTTTGATGAAACCATTGCTTTGAAATTGAGCAGTGTTTACAGAAAAGTTTAGATTAAAAACGTATTAATTTTTTAATTTTACCTAAATGAAAACTATCTTTTTAGCCTTTTTTTTATTCCTTTTCAGTAGTCCTTCCATTATTGAAATTAGAAAATTGTATGCTGGCGCCAATAACTCGGAAAGTAATGCCAAAGAGTTTGCTGCAAAGTTGAATGGGGTAAGCAAAGAGGATAGTAAAACTCTGGTTGCCTACAAAGGCGCTTCATTGGCAATTCTTTCAAAACTGGAAAAGAAAGTATCGGACAAGTCCAAAAAATTCAAGGAAGGTTCGAGTTTAATTGAGTATGCTGTGGCAAATGAACCCAACGCTATAGAAATAAGGATGATTAGATTGAGTATTCAGGAAAATGTTCCAAAGATTGTTAATTATAGAGGAAATAAAAAAGAAGACGCAACCTTTTTATTGGATCATTATAAAGAGCAAACTGGGGCTTTGAGAACCTATATTGGTGATTTTATTGTACAGTCAAAAAGTTTTACAACTGCCGAGAAACAATCAATCAAATAGTTAAAGAATCGAGTAAATGAATACTAGCTTTCCCGAAATGGTAGGTTTTGAAAAATACAAAGTTTGTGTTATTGTGCCCACGTACAATAATCACAAGACTTTAAAACGAGTTTTGGATTCGGTTTTGCAATATACTTCCAATGTTATTGTGGTCAATGATGGCTCTACAGACAGTACCACTCAGATTCTGGAAACCTACTCTGATTTGGTTCAAATTCACCATTCCAAAAACAGCGGAAAAGGAATGGCGATACGCAATGGCTTCAAAAAGGCATTGGAATTAAATTACAATTATGCGATTACCATAGATTCTGACGGACAACATTTCGCCTCAGACATTCCTAGCTTTATTGAGACTCTAGAAACGAATGAAGATGAGCTCTTGATAGGCTGCCGAAATATGACCCAGGAAAATGTGCCTAAAAAAAGCAGTTTTGGAAATAAATTTTCTAATTTTTGGTTTTGGTTTGAAACGGGAAATAGGCTCGCAGATACCCAATCGGGTTTTAGAATGTACCCTTTACGAAAAATTCCGAGGCGCTATTTTACCAATAAATTTGAGTTTGAAATTGAAGTTATTGTTCGGTCGGCTTGGAAAGGTATTCCGGTAAGGAACATTCCGGTTCAGGTTTTGTACGATCCTGCTGAAAGGGTTTCTCATTTTAGGCCTTTCAAAGATTTTACCCGAATCAGTATTCTAAACACCGTTTTGGTTACCATTGCTATAGTTTATATCAAGCCGAGAGATTTTTTTCTGAAACTAAAAAAAAAAGGACTTAAGAAATTTTTCCTTGAAAACATATTAGAAAGCAGTGATTCGAATGCCAAAAAAGCATTTTCAATCGCGCTCGGGGTTTTTATCGGGATTTGTCCTTTTTGGGGATTTCAAACCATTCTTGTCTTGTCTTTGGCGGTTTTGCTGAAGCTGAATAAAGCCATTGCTTTTACCTTTTCCAATATCAGCTTTCCACCTTTCATTCCGTTTATTATTTATGGTTCGCTAAAAATTGGCAGTTTTTTTGTTACTAGCGATAAATCTTTGATTTTGAATTCGGATATGACTTTTGTCGATATCCAAAAAAACATAGCCCAATATGTTGTCGGAAGTTTTATTTTAGCGACTTTTATGGCTATTCTATTTGGTCTTACGAGTTATTTGCTTCTCGCTTGGGTAGATAATTTAAAAAACAAAAAGTAGCAGCATGCACAATTATCTATTCGATTTATATTCATTCATGACTAAGAGAAAGTTCCTTTCTGCAGGTATAGTAATTGCTATAGCTTTGTTTTTAGGTTTCTTTGCTTCCCAAATAACGTTTCAGGAAAATATAAATCAGTTAATCCCGTCCAACGATAAATCTGGAGTGACTTCAAAAGTATTGGAGCAGGTTAATTTTGCCGATAAAATCACCATCATTATTTCGACAATAGACAATGGTTCCCCCGAGAATCTGACGGAATATGCCAATGCCTTTATCGATAGTTTGGATGGTAGTTGCAAACCGTTTGTGGCAAAGGTACAAGGCAAGATTGAAGAAGAAAACATCCAGGAAACCTTTGATTTTGTGTATGCCAATCTGCCACTTTTTTTGGATCAAAAGGATTATGAGCAAATTCAGAATAAATTACAGAAAGACAGTATCGCCAATAGCGTTGCCTCCGATTACAAATCCATAATTTCTCCAGCGGGATTGGTTTCCAAAGATTTTATTCTTCGGGATCCGCTTGGAATTTCGTTTATTGCCTTGAAGAAATTGCAACAACTGAGTGTTGGCGATGATTTTGAGATTCAAAATGGGTTCCTATTAAGCAAAGACAAAAAGAATTTATTGCTTTTTGTGACGCCTAAATTGCAAACCAATGAAACGGACAAGAATACCACTTTTATTCATAATTTGGAGAAAATCAGAGTAGATTTGAATGTACAGTTCAAAGGAAAAGTGGAAATGACTTATTTTGGAGCGACACCAGTTGCGGTTGCCAACGCGACCCAAATCAAATCCGATGTGAAAAATACTTCTATTTTTGCCGGAGTTACGTTGGTTTTAATTTTGGCTTTTTTCTATAGAAACCTGTCAACCCCGATAATTATTTTTATTCCATCTTTGTTCGGAGCTCTTTTTGCTTTAGCAGTTTTGTATTTCTGTAAAGGGAGTATTTCGGCCATTTCTTTGGGTATTAGTTCTATTTTGTTGGGAGAAACTACTGATTATTCTATTTATGTTTTAACCCATTTGAGGAATAATAAAGATGTGAAATTACTCTACCGAGACATTACAAAGCCCTTGTTGCTTTGTGGTGTGACAACATCAATCACTTTTTTGTGCCTGTTTTTTATCAAATCAGAAGCTTTGCAGGATTTGGGAATTTTTGCGGGTTTGAGTGTGGTTTCTACATCTGTTTTCTCCTTGATTTTAATACCGATTTTGTACAAGTCGAATGGAAAATTATTCATTCCAAAGCCTAATGTTATTGATAAACTCGGCGCTTATTCCTATCATAAAAATAAATTTTTGGTTGGTTCAATGCTCTTGTTATTGGTCGTTTCGCTTTTTACCTATTCTAAGGTTACTTTCAATAATGATCTTTCGGCTTTAAATTTTATGACTCCCAAGTTAAAAATGGCCGAGAAACAGTTGGAGCATATTGCCAATGATGACTCATCAAAATCTATTTATTTGGCTACTTACGGAAAGAGTTATGAAGAAGTTGTAGCCAATAATAATCAACTTTTCAAGACATTGGAAAAGGACAAAAAAGAAAAAGGAATCTTGAATTTCAGTTCGATTGGGGGTATTGTTTTTTCGGCAGAAGTTCAAAAGCAAAAGATAGCGGAATGGAATACATTTTGGAGTTCCCAAAAAAAATCAAATCTGACGCAAGCCTTAATCAGTGAAGGAAATCAATATGGTTTTAAAACGACTACTTTTGATAGCTTTTATGAATTGTTGGATAAAAACTTTGGTCCAATATCGATTCAGGAATTCCTCAAGGTGAAATCCTTTTTCTTGGATGAGTTTATCTCCCAAAAAGACGGCTTTTATACCATTTCTACCTTGGTGAAAGTACCTAAAGTAAAAAGGGATGTCTTTGTGAATCAAATAAAAAAACAACCCAATTTAGTTGTTATCGACAGGCAACAAACGAATGAAACTTTTCTTGGAACACTAAAAACAAGTTTTGAAGATCTTGTCAATTATTCTTTTATAACCGTATTTTTTGTGTTGTTATTTGCTTTTAGAAAAATAGAATTGGCCATTATCAGCATTATCCCGATATTCATAAGTTGGATTTTTACCACCGGTCTTATGGGAATGTTTGGATTACAATTTAATGTTTTTAACATCATTGTCTGTACTTTGATCTTCGGAATAGGAGTGGACTATAGCATCTTTATGACATCGGCATTGCAAAAGGAATATACTTTTGGAAAAATCGAATTGCCAAGTTACAGAACCTCCATTTTATTATCGGTTGCAACCACAATTTTAGGAATTGGAGTGCTTATTTTTGCGAAACATCCAGCCTTGAAATCAATAGCTTTAATTGCGATTATTGGGATATTCTCGGCACTGCTGATCACCTTTATTTTACAGCCTTTAGTGTTTCACTTCTTTGTTACCAATCGGGTAAAAAAAGGAAAAGCTCCATATGAAATCAGACGATTATTGCATTCAACTTTTTCATTTGCCTATTTTGGTTTGGGAGGCTTTTTATATTCGATAGTGAGCGGAATTCTGATGAAAATCATGCCTTTTCCAAAAAAATCAAAACTGAGAGTTTTTCATTATATCTTATCTAAGTTTATGAAATCGGTTTTGATGAGCTATCCATCGATAAGACGAAAAATTATAAATAAATCCAATGAAAAATTTGATAAGCCAGCGGTAATTATAGCCAATCATAGTTCATTCCTTGATATTTTGGCAGTAGGATTGTTGAGTCCCAAAATCATTTTTTTGGTAAGTGATTGGGTTTATAATTCACCTGTTTTTGGAAAAGGAGTTCGTTTGGCGGGTTTTTATCCGGTTTCAAGCGGAATGGATAACGGAGTAGAGCATTTGCGGGCCAAGGTTGAACAAGGATTTTCCATTATG carries:
- a CDS encoding outer membrane lipoprotein carrier protein LolA → MKTKIFLLLIFLNISIFKSLAQEQKMSESEIAAFKQSVAVVSTKIKTLSTDFVQYKHLDFLSKDIETSGKMVFKEPNSLLWQYKKPYSYSIVFKNGKILINDEGKKSAVDIGNSKLFGKINRLIVGSVSGDLFDDKEFSISYFKNKDQNITKFIPKDATLKKYIKQIELTFDKEDATVVQVKLLESSADFTRIVLKNKVINGKVDEASFTN
- a CDS encoding outer membrane beta-barrel protein, which codes for MNKRTKGILILLFLFFGIVQTRAQVSFRPGFRGGANFSHFTKGSNYYADPYAPAYPSVSTVDYSTKTDFYIGFYGTLKLSKYYSLQPEIDYSSQGSNYRSGTNNEITLDVDYLSFEVLNKFTFNDRFNMHFGPTLDFVTSTNFNTDANVDMAFVLGMGINLTRNFGIEGRVKKGIIPVVDFNDNHTNVVFSIGGTYTFDVK
- a CDS encoding 3-hydroxyacyl-ACP dehydratase — encoded protein: MLLKDFYKIISLENTVDSKYKAVISINEQHDVFKGHFPGNPIMPGVCMMQIIKELTEQITGSSLFMQSLSNVKFMALINPFQTPELLLELDITTTEDNLVKVKNVSYFDETIALKLSSVYRKV
- a CDS encoding DUF2062 domain-containing protein, whose amino-acid sequence is MNTSFPEMVGFEKYKVCVIVPTYNNHKTLKRVLDSVLQYTSNVIVVNDGSTDSTTQILETYSDLVQIHHSKNSGKGMAIRNGFKKALELNYNYAITIDSDGQHFASDIPSFIETLETNEDELLIGCRNMTQENVPKKSSFGNKFSNFWFWFETGNRLADTQSGFRMYPLRKIPRRYFTNKFEFEIEVIVRSAWKGIPVRNIPVQVLYDPAERVSHFRPFKDFTRISILNTVLVTIAIVYIKPRDFFLKLKKKGLKKFFLENILESSDSNAKKAFSIALGVFIGICPFWGFQTILVLSLAVLLKLNKAIAFTFSNISFPPFIPFIIYGSLKIGSFFVTSDKSLILNSDMTFVDIQKNIAQYVVGSFILATFMAILFGLTSYLLLAWVDNLKNKK
- a CDS encoding MMPL family transporter, with translation MHNYLFDLYSFMTKRKFLSAGIVIAIALFLGFFASQITFQENINQLIPSNDKSGVTSKVLEQVNFADKITIIISTIDNGSPENLTEYANAFIDSLDGSCKPFVAKVQGKIEEENIQETFDFVYANLPLFLDQKDYEQIQNKLQKDSIANSVASDYKSIISPAGLVSKDFILRDPLGISFIALKKLQQLSVGDDFEIQNGFLLSKDKKNLLLFVTPKLQTNETDKNTTFIHNLEKIRVDLNVQFKGKVEMTYFGATPVAVANATQIKSDVKNTSIFAGVTLVLILAFFYRNLSTPIIIFIPSLFGALFALAVLYFCKGSISAISLGISSILLGETTDYSIYVLTHLRNNKDVKLLYRDITKPLLLCGVTTSITFLCLFFIKSEALQDLGIFAGLSVVSTSVFSLILIPILYKSNGKLFIPKPNVIDKLGAYSYHKNKFLVGSMLLLLVVSLFTYSKVTFNNDLSALNFMTPKLKMAEKQLEHIANDDSSKSIYLATYGKSYEEVVANNNQLFKTLEKDKKEKGILNFSSIGGIVFSAEVQKQKIAEWNTFWSSQKKSNLTQALISEGNQYGFKTTTFDSFYELLDKNFGPISIQEFLKVKSFFLDEFISQKDGFYTISTLVKVPKVKRDVFVNQIKKQPNLVVIDRQQTNETFLGTLKTSFEDLVNYSFITVFFVLLFAFRKIELAIISIIPIFISWIFTTGLMGMFGLQFNVFNIIVCTLIFGIGVDYSIFMTSALQKEYTFGKIELPSYRTSILLSVATTILGIGVLIFAKHPALKSIALIAIIGIFSALLITFILQPLVFHFFVTNRVKKGKAPYEIRRLLHSTFSFAYFGLGGFLYSIVSGILMKIMPFPKKSKLRVFHYILSKFMKSVLMSYPSIRRKIINKSNEKFDKPAVIIANHSSFLDILAVGLLSPKIIFLVSDWVYNSPVFGKGVRLAGFYPVSSGMDNGVEHLRAKVEQGFSIMVFPEGTRSEDNSIKRFHKGAFYLAEQLHLDIVPILIHGYSEVCPKGDFILNGGNTTVTILDRISHDNSVFGNNLAERTKKISTFFKLEYKKIRLNSEGPDYFKAKLMNSYAFKEEQVILAIKGNLEKYLDLYYSLNKWIDSKARILHFANDFGQLDMLLALQEPQRKIESVIVLDENRAVAQTNYIVKKRKIQYLNPIKPIVPNKYDVILISDKNASNNLEAICNLATTIILLNAENLKDSVLNFGFDITFDNEKLIVLKKKIQ